In Gimesia benthica, a single window of DNA contains:
- a CDS encoding reverse transcriptase domain-containing protein: MPKPDGGLRELELQCIPDRLIAFRLHRVLMPFFNQSLPGPTRSNWALYAELEQQIETRNQYCIVTDDIANCFPWAPIEPTLECHRQIINNPDLLWLIETVIRGHKGQNRTTGLCQGSRYSPAALEFLLHNHLDTLLSAEYRGSRTLYRYVDNLLIVCNNEHDCRQAIQSAEEHLSERGFQLKHNEGPPEDIRDNTRRKILGVIPRWQNGKLHFTIPEDAFQKLETSLNAATLSSHPLSRVQNVTKDWLSAYGPALVAQTVRDVVNKVINLCRNSGFVEITHRNLSQTAAEAYQRWQELRSTVRTSPDRN; encoded by the coding sequence ATACCCAAACCTGACGGCGGTCTGCGGGAACTCGAACTGCAGTGCATCCCCGACCGGCTCATTGCTTTCCGACTACACAGGGTACTCATGCCATTCTTCAATCAGTCACTGCCAGGGCCCACTCGCAGCAACTGGGCTCTTTATGCTGAGCTGGAACAGCAGATTGAAACCAGGAATCAATATTGCATTGTCACAGATGATATCGCAAACTGTTTTCCTTGGGCACCAATCGAACCCACTCTCGAGTGCCACCGACAAATCATCAACAATCCCGATTTACTCTGGCTGATTGAAACCGTGATCCGGGGACATAAAGGTCAGAACCGAACAACCGGGCTGTGCCAGGGATCACGCTACAGCCCGGCCGCATTGGAGTTCTTGCTCCACAACCACCTCGACACTCTGCTTTCAGCCGAATACCGAGGATCTCGAACGTTATATCGATATGTAGACAACCTGCTTATCGTATGTAACAACGAGCACGACTGCCGCCAGGCCATCCAGTCTGCGGAAGAGCACCTTTCTGAACGGGGTTTCCAGCTCAAGCACAACGAAGGACCACCTGAGGACATCCGGGACAACACCCGAAGGAAGATCCTCGGAGTGATCCCGCGCTGGCAGAATGGGAAACTCCACTTCACCATACCAGAGGACGCCTTCCAGAAACTGGAAACCAGCCTCAATGCGGCAACACTCAGCAGCCACCCACTATCACGCGTCCAAAACGTGACAAAAGACTGGCTGTCAGCTTATGGCCCTGCGTTAGTCGCCCAGACGGTACGAGATGTAGTCAACAAGGTAATCAACCTCTGCAGGAATTCGGGTTTTGTGGAAATCACTCACAGAAACCTGTCCCAGACCGCAGCGGAAGCCTACCAGAGATGGCAGGAACTCCGTAGTACGGTCAGAACTTCTCCAGATAGAAACTGA